TCGTTTTTTTCGTGCTGCTTTGTGCCGCGATCGGCGCCGTGGACGACTCGCTGAAGATTCGCCACGGCGCCAATCGGGGCTTACCTGCTCGGACGAAGCTTTTGGCGACCGCGCTCGCCGCGACGATGTTCTTGCGCGTGATCGACGCCGGCTCGAGCATTCGCGACGTTCTCTTTCACGTAGGAACGTTCGCGATCGTCGCTCCGCATTGGCTTTGGCTTCTGCTGGGCATTATGGCGATCACGGGCACGATCCACGCCGTGAACCTGACCGACGGTCTGGACGGCCTCGCCGCTGGAACGATGATACCGCCGTTGACCGTGATCGCGTTGGCCGCGGCCGCAACCGGGATCTCCGCCGCGGCGATCGGCGCCGCGGCAGGAGCCGGCGCCTGCGCCGCATTCCTTCTGTATAACCGTCATCCGGCGCGGCTCTTTATGGGCGATACCGGGTCGCTCGCGCTCGGCGCTCTGCTCGCGGGGAGCGCCATTCTTACTGGCGAGATGCTTTTGCTGGTGGTGATCGGCGGAGTTTTCGTTGCCGAAGCGCTCTCCGTGATTGCCCAGGTTTCATACTTCAAAGCCTCCGGAGGCCGCCGCATTTTCCGCATGAGTCCGCTGCACCACCACTTCGAGCTGGCGGGGTGGCCGGAGACGAAAGTAACGATTCGGTTTTGGCTTGCATCGTTGATCTGTTCGCTCGTCGGATGGGCTATCGTTCGGTGAGCGGGATCTTTGGATTCGATGCCGGCGCAAAGATCCTGATCATTGGTCTGGGCCGAAGCGGACTCGCCAGCGTCGAGGTACTCGCCGAGCACAACGTCGCGCTCTATGCGACCGACGAAAAGCCGGTTGCCGAACTCGCCGAACCGATCGCGGCGGCGCAGTCGTTTGGCGCGCGTTTCCTCGAACCCGCGGAGCTTGCCGGCGTCGCCGGCGAGCTGGCGTTCGCGGTTCTTTCGCCCGGCGTTCCCCCGACGTCGCCGGTCGTGCGCGCGATGCACGAGGCAAACGTTCCGGTGCTCGGCGAGATCGAGCTTGCATACCGCCTTTGCAACTCGCCGATCCTGGCGGTGACCGGCACGAAAGGAAAATCGACGACGACGTCGCTGATCGGACACTTGCTTCGCAGCTGCGGTCGCTCCGTGCGCGTAGGGGGCAACATCGGCAATCCGCTCATCAAAGAGATTCGCGGCGCGGGGCCCGACGATTGGATCGTTGCGGAGGTTTCCTCGTTTCAGCTGGAAACGATTCGCTCGTTCAAGCCGCGCGTTGCGGTGTTGCTCAATCTTCTGCCCGACCACCTCGACCGTTATCACTCCATGGAAGAGTATGCCGAAGCAAAGTATCGCATCTTTGCCAATCAATCGATGATGGATTGGTTCGTCGGAAATCTCGACGACCCCAAGATTCGAGCGCTGCACTGGCGCGGCGGCGGCACGCGCGTTCAGGCACGCCAGCTGTGGTTCACGCTCGATCGCCGGGAGCAGGCCACGTTGTACGTGCGCGACCACACGATCACGTACGCTCCGATTGCCGGCGACCCACGTCCCGTTCCGCTCGTCTCGCTGGACGCGATTCCGTTGCCTGGCGAGCACAACGTACGCAACGTCATGGCCGCGCTTCTGGCAGCACTCGCCGTGGGCTGTACGCCCAGCGAGCTTCGGGAGGCAGTCGGAACTTTTCAACCAATGGCGCATCGGCTCAAGACGATCGCCGAGATCGAGGGCGTTCGTTACGTCGACGATTCAAAGGCAACGAATCCCGCATCCGTAATTGCCGCATTGGAAACCTACGACGGCCCGATCGTCTTGATCGCCGGCGGCCGCGCGAAGGGGACGGAGTTCGCGGCGATGGGAAGCGCGATTCGAGAGCGGGCGGCGGCGCTCGTCGCCATCGGTGAAACGGCGTCGGAGATTCGGCGTGCGGCCGCGGGCGTGGATGCCGTCGAGGCGACGTCAATGGAAGAGGCGGTGCGGCGCGCTCGGGAGTTCGCCCGGCCCGGCGGCGTCGTTTTGCTTTCGCCCGGTTGCGCGTCGTTCGACATGTTCGACTCGGCCGAGGATCGCGGCGAACGGTTCGCCGCGGCGGTAGAGTCGCTCAAGGAGCCGGCCGGTGCGTGAGACGGCGACGCTGCAATCGCGACGCGAGTCACTGGATGTCGTTCTCTTCACGAGTGTTGCGGCCTTAATTGGGATCGGCCTCGTCATGGTCTTTTCAGCATCGAGTGCGACCGCCTTCGCGATGCACGGCGACATTGCGTATTATCTCAAGCGCCAGCTCCTCTGGCTCGCCGTGGGCTTAGCCGCCGCGTATGCCTGCTATCGAATCGACTATCATCGCCTGCGCCGCGTCGCGCCCTATCTCTTGGTCGCAGGCATAGCAGGGCTTTGCCTCGTCTTCGTGCCGCACGTCGGATTGGGCGTCAACGGGGGTCGTCGTTGGATCGGGACATCGGGTTTCAGCCTCGAGCCCTCGGAGTTTGCCAAGCTCGCATTGGTGATCTATCTTTCTGCCGTTCTCGCCGCGCGCGGCGACCGCATCGTCTCGCTTTCGCGCGGTCTGGTTCCGCTTTGCGTCCCGGTCGCGATCATGGCCGTGCTGGTATTGAGAGAACCCGATATGGGAACGGCGAGCCTGCTGCTCTTTATCGCGTTAGCGCTCTTCTTTGCCGCCGGAGCGCGAGTCGTGCATCTCGCGGCGGTCGTGGTGGCAATGGTTCCCTTCGCCGCGTTGACGGTGCTGGCAAGCCCGTATCGCCGCGCGCGCGTCTTTGCCTTCGTCGACCCTTGGAAGGATCCGCTCAACACCGGTTTTCATATCGTCCAGTCGCTCTTGGCGCTAGGCAGCGGCGGTCTCTTCGGTGTCGGCCTGGGCGCTTCGCGAGCCAAGTTCTTCTATCTGCCCGAACAGTATACGGATTTCATTTTCTCCGTACTCGGGGAGGAGCTCGGTTTGATCGGCACCTTGGCGGTCATCGCACTCTTCGTAACCTTGGCCTATCGCTCGATTCGAATCGCGTTGGCCGCCTCCGATCGTTTTGGGTTCTTCCTTGCGATCGGCTGCACCGCGATGATTACGATTCAGGCTTTCGTCAATATCGGCGTCGTTTCGTCGTCGTGGCCCGTAACTGGAGTGCCGCTCCCGTTCATCTCGTTCGGCGGTAGCTCGCTGGTCGTGAATCTCGTGGCGGTCGCCTTGATCGCCAACGTTGCGCGGCATGCGCCGGGACGCTCGGCGCGCCGCGATTCCAGGCAGATGTGACCGTCATCTTTGCGGGCGGCGGGACGGGCGGCCATCTCTATCCCGCCATTGCAATTGCCGATGCGTTACGTGAGCGCCAGGCAAGAGTCGCCTTCATCGGCGCGGCCGATCGGCTCGAATCGACGATCGTTCCGAAGGCGGGCTACCGCCTTTTCCCAATTGCGAGCCGCTCGATGCCGCGGCGCCCATCGCTCGATCTGTTCGCGACGATAGGAAGCAATCTCAAAGGAATCGCGCAGAGTCTGCGGCTCCTAGCATCGCAACGCCCCGACATCGTCATCGCGACCGGCGGATACGTCGCGTTTCCGGTGACGTTGGCGGCGCGCATCCGTCGGCTGTTGCGACTCTCAACTGCCCCAATCGTATTGCTCGAACCCAATGCGGCGCCCGGATTAACGAATCGCCTCCTTGCACCGATCGTCGACCAGATTTGGGATGTCGAATCGACGGGTGTCCCGATTCGCGCCACGTTACGCGCGTTGCCCCCGCGCGATGATGCGATCGCGCGGCTCGGGCTCGACCCGTCGCTGCGCACGTTGGTTTCGATCGGCGGAAGTCAGGGCGCCCGCTCGATCAACGACGCACTCTGCAGCCTCGTCTCATCGGCGGCACTGCCGCCGGGTTGGCAACTCTTTGCGTTGACCGGTGAGAACGATTATCAGCGCGTGCACGCGACGATCCCGAACGCCCGGCCGTATCTCGACGATATGGCCGACGCCTACGCCGTTGCCGACTTGGTGCTCGCGCGCGCCGGCGCCTCGACCTTGGCGGAACTGGCGGCCTTGCGCAAACCAGCGATTCTCGTTCCGTACCCCTTTGCCGCGGAGCGCCATCAAGAGATCAATGCCGCGCGCTTTGAAGCCGCGGGTGCGGCGGTCGTGCTGGGCGACGAGGAACTGCGCGCCGGCGCCTTTCCCGCACTCTTTGCCCAAACCGTCGAGCCGTCGCGGCTCCAAGCGCTTGCCGCCGGCGCGCAGCGCTTGGGAGGAGCCGATCCATTGAACGCGATTCTTGCCCGGATCGATACCTTGGTTCCACGAAAGAGCTAGGAGCGTGACCAGTTATCACTTCGTCGGAATCGGCGGCATTGGGATGAGTGCGATCGCGCGCGTCCTTCGCGCGCGCGGCGAACGCGTGTCGGGTTCCGATCTCTGCCTCAATCCCCTGGTCGAGGCGTTGCGCGTCCAAGGCGTGAGCGTCGCCATCGGTCATCACGGGCGCAACGTCCGCGACGCGGATGTGGTTGTCGTCAGCTCGGCGATCGATCGCCGGCGTAATCCCGAAGCGCTTGCAGCCGCGCGCAGAGGGACGCCGGTGTTGCATCGCGGCGAGATGCTCGCGCGCCTGCTTGCGGGCCGGAGCGGCATCGCCGTCGCGGGGACGCACGGGAAGACGACCACGACCGCGATGACCTATACCGTACTGCGTGGCGGTGGCATCGATGCCGGCCTCGTTCTGGGCGGGATCGACACATTGCTGGCAACCAATGCCAGCGACGGCACGTCACGGTGGTTCGTCACCGAGGCGGACGAATCGGATGGATCCTTTGCGCTGCTCGAGCCGATGGTCGCGGTCGTTACGAATATTGAAAACGATCACCTCAACAGCGACGACGAACTCCCCGGGCTCGCACGCGCGTTTGCCGAGTTCCTTGCAAAACTACCCGCGCAGGGACTTGCGCTCGTCGGGATCGACAATCCGCTTGCCGAATCGCTGACGGCCCACGACCTGCGCGCGCGCATCCTGACCTACGGCTTCGACCCGCGAGCCGACGTCCACGCCGTTCATCCGACCTATGCCGATTTCGGCTCGCGCTTCGAGGTGATTGCCGAGAATCGTTCGCTGGGAATGTTCGAGCTGCGAGTTCCTGGTGCGATGAACGTGCAAAATGCACTGGCGGCGATCGCAATCGCCAGGGAGCTCGGCGTTTGCATTGAGTCGATTGCGGCGTCACTGCAAGGCTTTCGGGGCGTACGCCGCCGCTTTGAAATTCTAACGTCGAGCGAGCGGATAACGATCGTCGACGATTACGCGCACCACCCGACCGCCGTCCGCGCCACAATCGCCGCCGCGCGAGAGTATCATCGCGGGGAACTCGTCGTTGCGTTTCAACCGCACCGCTATTCGCGCACTGCCTTCTTGGCACACGAATTCGCATCGGCATTGCTCGGCGCCGACCGCATTTATCTCGCCCCCGTCTACGCCGCATCGGAGCCCGCTATTCCCGGCGTGAGCGAACGTTCGATCGGCGAGAGGCTGGAGAGCGCCGGTGCGGCGGTCCGCTACGTTTCGAACGTCGCAGAACTCGAAGAGCGTTTGTTCGACGAAACCGCGTCAGGCTCGCTCGTGCTGATGCTCGGCGCCGGCGACATCACCGACGCTGCCGTCGGGCTGGCACGCCGCTTCGCCGAGCCGATCGAATCTCGTGCCGCTTCGGTAGGCGCATGAGCCTCACGACCGTCGGTGCCCTCCAGAGCCTGATCTCTGAATCCGATCGCGGCTCCCTTCGCGAAATTTTCGGCGAGCGCGTGCGCTTCGATGAATTGCTCGCCCCGTACACGTCGTGGAAGATCGGCGGCCCGGCCGACGCATTCGCGACGGTGCAGAACGTCGACGAGCTCGCTGCGCTTCTGCGGTTTTGCCGGCGTCGACGCATGGCGTGGTGGATTATCGGCGGTGGCAGCAACGTGCTCGTCGGCGACGGCGGCGTACGCGGCGTCGTCATTGGGTTGGCGGGCGATTTTGCGCGCGCGCGCGTACGCACTGAGGGCGAACGCGTCATCGTCGAAGCCGGCGGCTCGGCCGATATGGCGCTGGTGACCGCGAAGGCGGCGTCAGCGGGCGCTGAGGGGATCGGTTCTCTGGCGGGAATCCCCGGCACGGTCGGCGGTTCGCTGCGCATGAATGCGGGAACCGACCGCGAGATCGGCGAGTTCGTACGCGAGGTTTGGGTGCAATCGCCCAGCCGCCCCGAGCCGCATTCGACCAGCGTGCGCTATCTGTACCGTCACTCGACGCTCGACCGCGACGTCGTTGTTTCGCGCGTCATTCTGGAGTTCGCGGGTTCGAGCGCCGGCGACGTGCGTTCGGAAATGCGCCGAAGGCTCGTTGCGCGTAAACGAACGCAACCGATCGCATTGCCGAACGCGGGATCGTGCTTCCGCAATCCTCCCAGCGATAAAGCGGCGCGCCTGATCGAGGCCGCCGGCGCCAAGGGATGGCGCGAAGGAAATGCCCAAGTCTCGACGCTCCACGCGAATTTCATCAACAACCTCGGCGGTGCGACGGCAAAAGACGTCGCGACGCTACTCGCGCGAACGCGACGGGCGGTGCGCGATCGCTGGAACGTCGAGCTGCAACTCGAAGTGCACTTAGTTGGAGTCTTCATCGATGCAACGTACTAGCGCGAGCAAAGAGCGAATCGCCGTTGTGATGGGCGGCAGCAGCGCCGAGCGTGAAATTTCCATTCGCTCGGGATCCGAAGTCGTGCGCGCCTTGCGTACCTTGGGCTATGACGCCGAATCACTCGAATACGACGACCGGTTTCTCGACGCATTGCGCCAGCACAAGCCCGATATCGTCTTCATCGCGCTGCACGGGCAGGGTGGCGAGGATGGCCACGTGCAGGCGCTGCTCGAGTATCTTTCCATTCCATACACGGGAAGCGGCCTTGAAGCGGCGGCGCTTTCGATGGACAAGCACCTCACGAAAAAACTGCTCGCAGCGGAAGGACTGCCCACGCCGGTATGGGACCTCTTCGATCTCACGGGCGGCACGTTGCCATTGCTCCCGGGGTCGCTCGATCTGCCACTGGTCATCAAACCGCGCTTCGAAGGATCGTCGGCCGGGGTTTCGATCGTGCACACCCACGAAGAATGGACCAGCGCCATGCTCGAGGCGTCAAAGTCGTACGCGCAGATCCTCGCCGAGGAATATCTCGACGGGCGCGAGTTCACGAGTGCCGTCTTGGGTGAAGAAGCGTTGCCCGTTGTCGAGATCGTCGCCAACCGCGACGGCTTTTACAGCTACGATGCAAAGTACGAGCCGGGCGGAAGCACGCATATCGTCCCGGCGCCGATCGATGAGGATCTCGCCGCGCGTTTGCAGATGCTGGCGCTCTCCGCGCACCGTCTCTTGGGTTTGCGCGACTACTCCCGCAGCGACTTTATCGTTACGCCGGACCAGCGGCCGCATCTACTAGAGATCAACTCGTTGCCGGGATTGACCCCGGTCAGCTTGGTGCGCGACGCTTGCGCGGCCATCGGCATTTCATTTGAAGCGTTGATCGAGCGGCTCGTCGGCTATGCGCGTTCCCGAGCGGATCTGCGCGACGCCGTCGCTTGATCGCCGAACGTTTCGGCGTCGTCGGCGATCAGGAGATCGAGCCGCGAGTTATGCGCGGGCAGACGTTTCGCAACCGGGTAGCGCGCGACGAACTCGGGGTCGTCGAGGCGCTCGGCGATTCGTCGATTCTCTAACTTTGCGTTGATTTCGGCGTAGCGTTCCGGTTTGGTGCGCGATCGAATCCAGGCGGAGACGTCGTCGTCGGAGCGGGCCCGGGCGATCGCGGCGCGCAGCGATGCTTCGGGAATTTCCAACGCATTGAGCAGGCTTGAACTGAAGCCGGTGATCTGATATTCGCCGATATTGCCGCCGGGGAGGGTAGCCCGCAGCTTGTCAACCGTGCGAGCCATCATCAGCACGTCGAGTCCGGGCAACAGCTCACGCGGGCTGCGTGGAGGACGTTTCGTGAGGTCGAGCGCATCCATTGGGACACTTTTCAACCAAGCTGCCAGCCAACGCCTCCGTCACAGGCCGACTGCCGACGGAGTAGAAGCTTTGCGGCCTGGGAAAACCAAGGCCGTTGTAACTAACCGTTTATGGAGGAAATCCTTGCCAACCGTTGTCGATCGTGGCCTTGAGGGCGTCGTCGTCGGGTCCACGCAGCTCAGTAATGTCGAAGGAGGGATCGGGCGCTTAACCTATCGCGGTTATAACATCGACGATCTCGCGCCGAACGCGACGTTCGAGGAGATCGTGCATCTTCTGCTTTACGATCATCTT
This Candidatus Eremiobacterota bacterium DNA region includes the following protein-coding sequences:
- a CDS encoding UDP-N-acetylmuramate--L-alanine ligase, with the protein product MTSYHFVGIGGIGMSAIARVLRARGERVSGSDLCLNPLVEALRVQGVSVAIGHHGRNVRDADVVVVSSAIDRRRNPEALAAARRGTPVLHRGEMLARLLAGRSGIAVAGTHGKTTTTAMTYTVLRGGGIDAGLVLGGIDTLLATNASDGTSRWFVTEADESDGSFALLEPMVAVVTNIENDHLNSDDELPGLARAFAEFLAKLPAQGLALVGIDNPLAESLTAHDLRARILTYGFDPRADVHAVHPTYADFGSRFEVIAENRSLGMFELRVPGAMNVQNALAAIAIARELGVCIESIAASLQGFRGVRRRFEILTSSERITIVDDYAHHPTAVRATIAAAREYHRGELVVAFQPHRYSRTAFLAHEFASALLGADRIYLAPVYAASEPAIPGVSERSIGERLESAGAAVRYVSNVAELEERLFDETASGSLVLMLGAGDITDAAVGLARRFAEPIESRAASVGA
- the murB gene encoding UDP-N-acetylmuramate dehydrogenase; translated protein: MSLTTVGALQSLISESDRGSLREIFGERVRFDELLAPYTSWKIGGPADAFATVQNVDELAALLRFCRRRRMAWWIIGGGSNVLVGDGGVRGVVIGLAGDFARARVRTEGERVIVEAGGSADMALVTAKAASAGAEGIGSLAGIPGTVGGSLRMNAGTDREIGEFVREVWVQSPSRPEPHSTSVRYLYRHSTLDRDVVVSRVILEFAGSSAGDVRSEMRRRLVARKRTQPIALPNAGSCFRNPPSDKAARLIEAAGAKGWREGNAQVSTLHANFINNLGGATAKDVATLLARTRRAVRDRWNVELQLEVHLVGVFIDATY
- the ftsW gene encoding putative lipid II flippase FtsW yields the protein MRETATLQSRRESLDVVLFTSVAALIGIGLVMVFSASSATAFAMHGDIAYYLKRQLLWLAVGLAAAYACYRIDYHRLRRVAPYLLVAGIAGLCLVFVPHVGLGVNGGRRWIGTSGFSLEPSEFAKLALVIYLSAVLAARGDRIVSLSRGLVPLCVPVAIMAVLVLREPDMGTASLLLFIALALFFAAGARVVHLAAVVVAMVPFAALTVLASPYRRARVFAFVDPWKDPLNTGFHIVQSLLALGSGGLFGVGLGASRAKFFYLPEQYTDFIFSVLGEELGLIGTLAVIALFVTLAYRSIRIALAASDRFGFFLAIGCTAMITIQAFVNIGVVSSSWPVTGVPLPFISFGGSSLVVNLVAVALIANVARHAPGRSARRDSRQM
- a CDS encoding DUF5069 domain-containing protein, giving the protein MDALDLTKRPPRSPRELLPGLDVLMMARTVDKLRATLPGGNIGEYQITGFSSSLLNALEIPEASLRAAIARARSDDDVSAWIRSRTKPERYAEINAKLENRRIAERLDDPEFVARYPVAKRLPAHNSRLDLLIADDAETFGDQATASRRSARERA
- a CDS encoding UDP-N-acetylglucosamine--N-acetylmuramyl-(pentapeptide) pyrophosphoryl-undecaprenol N-acetylglucosamine transferase, whose product is MTVIFAGGGTGGHLYPAIAIADALRERQARVAFIGAADRLESTIVPKAGYRLFPIASRSMPRRPSLDLFATIGSNLKGIAQSLRLLASQRPDIVIATGGYVAFPVTLAARIRRLLRLSTAPIVLLEPNAAPGLTNRLLAPIVDQIWDVESTGVPIRATLRALPPRDDAIARLGLDPSLRTLVSIGGSQGARSINDALCSLVSSAALPPGWQLFALTGENDYQRVHATIPNARPYLDDMADAYAVADLVLARAGASTLAELAALRKPAILVPYPFAAERHQEINAARFEAAGAAVVLGDEELRAGAFPALFAQTVEPSRLQALAAGAQRLGGADPLNAILARIDTLVPRKS
- the mraY gene encoding phospho-N-acetylmuramoyl-pentapeptide-transferase; this translates as MNAPPIVLLVWALFGFTIGIAAATLLLGALTRLHVRQHAYEDAPQSHQEKTGTPTMGGLAFVIVLLAALAVVRTPSFVDLVFFVLLCAAIGAVDDSLKIRHGANRGLPARTKLLATALAATMFLRVIDAGSSIRDVLFHVGTFAIVAPHWLWLLLGIMAITGTIHAVNLTDGLDGLAAGTMIPPLTVIALAAAATGISAAAIGAAAGAGACAAFLLYNRHPARLFMGDTGSLALGALLAGSAILTGEMLLLVVIGGVFVAEALSVIAQVSYFKASGGRRIFRMSPLHHHFELAGWPETKVTIRFWLASLICSLVGWAIVR
- a CDS encoding D-alanine--D-alanine ligase yields the protein MQRTSASKERIAVVMGGSSAEREISIRSGSEVVRALRTLGYDAESLEYDDRFLDALRQHKPDIVFIALHGQGGEDGHVQALLEYLSIPYTGSGLEAAALSMDKHLTKKLLAAEGLPTPVWDLFDLTGGTLPLLPGSLDLPLVIKPRFEGSSAGVSIVHTHEEWTSAMLEASKSYAQILAEEYLDGREFTSAVLGEEALPVVEIVANRDGFYSYDAKYEPGGSTHIVPAPIDEDLAARLQMLALSAHRLLGLRDYSRSDFIVTPDQRPHLLEINSLPGLTPVSLVRDACAAIGISFEALIERLVGYARSRADLRDAVA
- the murD gene encoding UDP-N-acetylmuramoyl-L-alanine--D-glutamate ligase, which translates into the protein MACIVDLFARRMGYRSVSGIFGFDAGAKILIIGLGRSGLASVEVLAEHNVALYATDEKPVAELAEPIAAAQSFGARFLEPAELAGVAGELAFAVLSPGVPPTSPVVRAMHEANVPVLGEIELAYRLCNSPILAVTGTKGKSTTTSLIGHLLRSCGRSVRVGGNIGNPLIKEIRGAGPDDWIVAEVSSFQLETIRSFKPRVAVLLNLLPDHLDRYHSMEEYAEAKYRIFANQSMMDWFVGNLDDPKIRALHWRGGGTRVQARQLWFTLDRREQATLYVRDHTITYAPIAGDPRPVPLVSLDAIPLPGEHNVRNVMAALLAALAVGCTPSELREAVGTFQPMAHRLKTIAEIEGVRYVDDSKATNPASVIAALETYDGPIVLIAGGRAKGTEFAAMGSAIRERAAALVAIGETASEIRRAAAGVDAVEATSMEEAVRRAREFARPGGVVLLSPGCASFDMFDSAEDRGERFAAAVESLKEPAGA